In Streptomyces nodosus, one DNA window encodes the following:
- the gndA gene encoding NADP-dependent phosphogluconate dehydrogenase → MSTSAQIGVTGLAVMGRNLARNFARNGYTVALHNRTASRTHDLVKDFGHEGDFVATETAKDFVAALERPRRLMIMVKAGDPTDAVIQEFAPLLEPGDMIIDGGNAHFADTRRREKQLREQGIHFVGTGISGGEEGALHGPSIMPGGSTESYASLGPMLEKISAKAPDGAPCVTHIGPDGAGHFVKMVHNGIEYADMQLIGEAYQLLRDVGGYRPAQIAEIFRTWNTGRLDSYLIEITAEVLAHADAATGKPFVDVIQDQAEQKGTGRWTVQIALDLGVPVSGIAEAVFARSLSGHTALRDASRGLAGPKPAPLGEAEAAAFADRVEQALYASKIVSYTQGFHEIAAGSEEYDWDIDLGEVAAIWRGGCIIRAVFLDRIRSAYDARPDLPSLLSDEAFAREIAQAQDDWRKVLATATRQGVPTPGFSAALAYYDALRAERLPAALTQGLRDFFGAHTYRRTDREGSFHTLWGGDRSEIGA, encoded by the coding sequence ATGAGCACTTCAGCCCAGATCGGCGTCACGGGTCTCGCGGTCATGGGCCGCAATCTCGCCCGCAATTTCGCGCGCAACGGCTATACGGTCGCCCTGCACAACCGTACGGCGTCACGGACCCATGATCTCGTGAAGGACTTCGGGCACGAGGGCGACTTCGTCGCAACCGAGACCGCGAAGGACTTCGTGGCGGCGCTGGAGCGACCCCGACGCCTGATGATCATGGTCAAGGCGGGCGATCCCACCGATGCGGTGATCCAGGAGTTCGCCCCGCTCCTGGAGCCCGGCGACATGATCATCGACGGTGGCAACGCGCACTTCGCCGACACCCGCCGCCGCGAGAAGCAGCTGCGTGAGCAGGGCATCCACTTCGTCGGCACCGGTATCTCCGGCGGTGAGGAGGGCGCGCTGCACGGCCCGAGCATCATGCCTGGCGGCTCGACGGAGTCGTACGCCTCTCTCGGCCCGATGCTGGAGAAGATCTCCGCCAAGGCACCGGACGGGGCGCCGTGTGTGACGCACATCGGTCCCGACGGCGCCGGGCACTTCGTGAAGATGGTCCACAACGGCATCGAGTACGCCGATATGCAGCTCATCGGAGAGGCGTACCAGCTGCTGAGGGACGTCGGCGGCTACCGGCCCGCACAGATCGCGGAGATCTTCCGCACCTGGAACACCGGACGGCTGGACTCGTACCTCATCGAGATCACGGCGGAGGTGCTGGCCCATGCGGACGCCGCGACGGGCAAGCCGTTCGTGGACGTGATCCAGGACCAGGCGGAACAGAAGGGCACCGGCCGCTGGACCGTGCAGATCGCACTGGACCTCGGGGTACCGGTGTCGGGCATCGCGGAGGCGGTGTTCGCCCGCTCGCTGTCCGGGCACACCGCGCTGCGCGACGCCTCCCGAGGCCTGGCCGGACCGAAGCCCGCACCGCTGGGCGAGGCCGAGGCGGCGGCCTTCGCGGACCGTGTGGAACAGGCGCTCTACGCCTCGAAGATCGTGTCGTACACCCAGGGCTTCCATGAGATCGCCGCGGGCAGCGAGGAGTACGACTGGGACATCGATCTCGGCGAGGTGGCCGCCATCTGGCGCGGCGGCTGCATCATCCGCGCGGTCTTCCTCGACCGCATCCGCTCCGCCTACGACGCCCGCCCGGACCTGCCGAGCCTGCTGTCCGACGAGGCCTTCGCCCGGGAGATCGCGCAGGCGCAGGACGACTGGCGCAAGGTGCTGGCCACCGCGACCCGCCAGGGCGTACCCACCCCCGGTTTCTCCGCGGCCCTCGCCTACTACGACGCCCTGCGGGCCGAACGGCTGCCCGCCGCGCTCACCCAGGGGCTGCGGGACTTCTTCGGCGCCCACACCTACCGGCGCACGGACCGGGAGGGCTCCTTCCACACGCTGTGGGGCGGGGACCGGTCGGAGATCGGGGCGTAG
- a CDS encoding DMT family transporter has protein sequence MSALALSVLLSFVSAVAYAGGAIVQEQVAVSSPDRTYAPLRRPAWWAAVVLNGLGGLLHVVALAYGPLSLVQPLGALTIVFALPMAALFVGRRAGATAWRGAVMATVGLAGLLSLVGASDARSLNDAERLLVALATAGGVVALMIAGRAARRHPAVRSVLLAVGSGAAFGMSSVFTKTVAVDWTSGIALTEVPSLTVIGVFATAGILLSQAAYRGAGLAAPLATLTVVNPVVAAAVGLTLFGESFRHGTTGTVLALGCAVVAAGGLILLTTERLGDGQDTVGATEAVPEAVPGAVAGTVPRLAGAVQGAVPGCVTGTEPLREPLIPLPAQASAPNAAPSYGDLDALPRPGGGPSCRYGPFHDGSFVPVPALDRHRTRLRS, from the coding sequence ATGAGCGCCCTCGCGTTGTCCGTGCTGCTGTCGTTCGTCTCCGCCGTGGCCTATGCCGGCGGGGCGATCGTGCAGGAGCAGGTCGCCGTGTCCAGTCCCGACCGGACCTATGCGCCGCTGCGCCGCCCCGCCTGGTGGGCCGCCGTGGTGCTGAACGGTCTGGGCGGACTGCTGCATGTGGTGGCGCTCGCCTACGGTCCGCTCAGCCTGGTGCAGCCGCTGGGCGCGCTGACCATTGTGTTCGCCCTGCCGATGGCGGCCCTGTTCGTGGGCCGCAGGGCCGGGGCGACCGCCTGGCGGGGCGCCGTCATGGCGACCGTGGGGCTCGCGGGTCTGCTGTCCCTGGTCGGCGCCTCCGACGCCCGCTCCCTGAACGATGCCGAGCGGCTGCTGGTGGCCCTGGCGACCGCCGGCGGCGTGGTGGCGCTGATGATCGCGGGGCGCGCGGCGCGACGGCATCCGGCGGTGCGCAGTGTGCTGCTGGCCGTGGGGTCCGGCGCCGCGTTCGGTATGTCCTCGGTGTTCACCAAGACGGTCGCGGTGGACTGGACGAGCGGGATCGCCCTCACCGAGGTGCCGAGCCTGACGGTGATAGGTGTGTTCGCCACGGCCGGCATCCTGCTGTCCCAGGCCGCCTACCGAGGCGCGGGCCTCGCGGCGCCCCTGGCCACCCTGACGGTGGTGAATCCGGTGGTGGCGGCCGCCGTGGGCCTCACCCTGTTCGGGGAGAGCTTCCGCCACGGCACCACGGGCACGGTGCTCGCCCTGGGGTGCGCCGTGGTCGCCGCGGGCGGACTGATCCTGCTGACGACGGAACGGCTCGGCGACGGGCAGGACACGGTGGGGGCCACGGAGGCGGTACCGGAGGCGGTTCCGGGGGCCGTCGCGGGAACGGTTCCGCGGCTCGCGGGGGCCGTCCAGGGGGCGGTCCCCGGGTGCGTCACCGGTACGGAGCCGCTGCGTGAGCCGCTGATCCCGCTGCCCGCACAGGCGTCCGCCCCGAACGCGGCACCCTCGTACGGCGATCTGGACGCGCTGCCCCGCCCCGGCGGGGGACCGTCCTGCCGGTACGGCCCCTTCCACGACGGCTCGTTCGTCCCGGTGCCCGCCCTCGACCGGCACCGCACCCGTTTGAGGTCCTGA
- a CDS encoding (2Fe-2S)-binding protein — MDLDPGLAALGALGGFFVLRTGAPPSMPGRPLPTLAQAYAPAAPDPLGGVHGDPLAFRVRKVARSLHAPEIRVAASLTHQGLAARLWSVALGCAVLYGRVPDLDPRLLHWDPDGTMPDELWLSEVRPLPVGSLDAVVREAHLVPLTAALNSRYGVSRRLLWGNAGSALAGSVRMFGDWARAGGRTEVAERARALAAESFGHPGLSGTLDPVTGRRRSCCLYYRLPGGGLCGDCCFDRPPGRG; from the coding sequence GTGGATCTCGACCCCGGACTCGCCGCGCTGGGCGCCCTCGGCGGCTTCTTCGTCCTGCGCACCGGAGCACCGCCGAGCATGCCGGGCCGCCCGCTGCCGACCCTGGCCCAGGCCTACGCCCCCGCCGCGCCCGACCCCCTCGGCGGAGTGCACGGGGATCCGCTGGCCTTTCGCGTCCGCAAGGTCGCCCGGAGCCTGCACGCGCCGGAGATCCGGGTCGCGGCCTCCCTCACCCACCAGGGACTGGCGGCCCGGCTCTGGTCGGTCGCCCTCGGCTGTGCCGTGCTCTACGGGCGGGTGCCCGATCTGGACCCCCGGCTGCTGCACTGGGACCCGGACGGCACCATGCCGGACGAACTCTGGTTGAGCGAGGTCCGCCCGCTGCCCGTCGGGTCGCTCGACGCCGTGGTGCGCGAGGCGCATCTGGTGCCGCTCACGGCCGCCCTGAACTCCCGGTACGGCGTCTCCCGTCGGCTGCTGTGGGGCAACGCGGGTTCCGCCCTCGCGGGCAGTGTGCGCATGTTCGGCGACTGGGCGCGGGCGGGCGGCCGTACCGAGGTGGCCGAGCGGGCGCGTGCACTGGCCGCCGAGTCGTTCGGGCACCCCGGTCTGTCCGGCACCCTCGACCCCGTCACCGGCCGCCGCCGCAGCTGCTGTCTCTACTACCGGCTGCCCGGCGGCGGACTGTGCGGCGACTGCTGCTTCGACCGCCCGCCCGGCCGGGGCTGA
- a CDS encoding SpoIIE family protein phosphatase/ATP-binding protein, with translation MFVLQAAVVVVLVIAAVAALILQARRASLQDARVRTLAVAQAFASDPGTAQALTARNPTAILQPRAEQVRKQTGVAFVVVFNHDGIRVTHPNPSLIGKRVIGPYQQQTVEGRTVTRTFTTSRGPAVDSGVPVIRADGKIVGAVSVAITVQRVNVMVNRQVPMVLGAAAVALALGTGGSALVSRRLRQQTHGLGPAEMTLMYEHHDAVLHAVREGVLITTGDGRLMLANDEARRLLDLPPDAEQRHITDLGLDPEMVDLLTADRPVTDQVHFAGERLLAVNVRPTPFSGGQAGCAVTLRDSTELRALAGRAERAQRRLRLLYEAGMRVGTTLDVTRTAEELTEVAISRFADYATVELLEPVLHGAELQDSAILLRTAWRGVRQDAQFAPTGERVVWDASTPMAMALTGGHAVLERDLTVSPSWLARVPELARLVPDLGIRSLISVPLQARGMVLGLVTFWRSEHSGPFEEEDLPVTEELAARAGVCIDNARRYTREHSMAVTLQHSLLPRTLPQQNALEIAHRYLPAQAGVGGDWFDVHPLPGARVALVVGDVVGHGLHAAATMGRLRTAILNFSTLDLPPDELLGHLDELVTRIDQDVAEGEQDITGATCLYAIYDPVAGQVTLARAGHPGPALVHPDGTVVLPDVPGSPPLGLGGSLPFESAELLLPEGSSLVLFTDGLIETRDRDIDTGLALLRQALTEPPHSPPRDPEQTCQAVFDALQPAHPRDDIALLVARTRLLDPAQVATWNVPRDPSAVARIRADASRQLEVWGLEEIGFITELIVSELITNAIRYGAEPIRLRLLRDRTLICEVADGSNTSPHLRRAAITDEGGRGLFLVAQLTQRWGTRYTRSGKIIWTEQALHEAPEGVGPLLIDALPMQ, from the coding sequence GTGTTTGTGCTGCAGGCGGCGGTCGTGGTCGTCCTGGTCATCGCAGCGGTGGCGGCCCTGATACTGCAGGCCCGGCGCGCCAGCCTGCAGGACGCCCGCGTACGCACACTGGCGGTGGCCCAGGCATTCGCGAGCGACCCTGGGACGGCGCAGGCACTGACCGCCCGCAATCCCACCGCAATCCTGCAGCCGCGCGCCGAGCAGGTCCGCAAGCAGACCGGTGTCGCCTTCGTCGTCGTCTTCAATCACGACGGGATCCGTGTCACCCACCCCAACCCCTCCTTGATCGGGAAACGCGTCATCGGCCCGTACCAGCAGCAAACGGTCGAGGGCCGCACCGTCACGAGAACCTTCACCACCTCCCGCGGCCCGGCTGTCGACTCGGGCGTGCCCGTCATCCGGGCGGACGGGAAGATCGTCGGTGCCGTGTCCGTCGCGATCACCGTCCAGCGCGTGAACGTGATGGTGAACCGGCAGGTGCCGATGGTGCTGGGGGCTGCCGCCGTCGCGCTCGCCCTGGGCACGGGCGGATCCGCGCTGGTGAGCCGACGGCTGCGCCAGCAGACCCACGGCCTCGGACCGGCCGAGATGACCCTCATGTACGAGCACCACGACGCCGTGCTGCACGCCGTCCGGGAAGGCGTTCTGATCACCACGGGAGACGGGCGGCTGATGCTGGCCAACGACGAGGCCCGGCGACTGCTGGATCTTCCCCCGGACGCGGAGCAGCGCCACATCACCGACCTGGGACTGGATCCGGAGATGGTCGACCTGCTGACGGCGGACCGGCCGGTCACCGACCAGGTGCACTTCGCCGGGGAGCGGCTGCTGGCCGTCAACGTAAGGCCCACCCCTTTCTCCGGGGGACAGGCGGGCTGTGCGGTGACCCTGCGGGACTCCACCGAACTGCGGGCGCTCGCAGGCAGGGCCGAGCGGGCCCAGCGGCGACTGCGGCTGCTGTACGAAGCGGGCATGCGGGTAGGCACCACCCTGGACGTGACGCGCACCGCGGAGGAACTGACCGAGGTCGCCATTTCCCGTTTCGCCGACTACGCCACCGTCGAGCTGCTGGAGCCTGTGCTGCACGGCGCCGAGCTGCAGGACTCGGCGATTCTGCTCCGCACCGCCTGGCGCGGCGTGAGGCAAGATGCTCAGTTCGCCCCGACCGGCGAGCGCGTCGTCTGGGACGCGTCCACTCCGATGGCGATGGCCCTGACCGGCGGACACGCGGTGCTGGAGCGGGATCTGACCGTCTCCCCCAGTTGGCTTGCGCGGGTACCGGAGCTGGCCCGCCTGGTGCCCGACCTGGGGATCCGTTCGCTGATCAGCGTGCCGCTCCAGGCCCGGGGCATGGTTCTGGGCCTGGTCACCTTCTGGCGCTCTGAACACAGCGGCCCGTTCGAGGAAGAGGATCTGCCCGTCACCGAGGAGCTGGCCGCCCGCGCCGGGGTGTGCATCGACAACGCCCGCCGCTACACCCGCGAACACTCCATGGCCGTCACCTTGCAGCACAGCCTGCTCCCCCGCACCCTGCCCCAGCAGAACGCGCTGGAGATCGCCCACCGCTACCTTCCCGCCCAGGCCGGGGTGGGCGGCGACTGGTTCGACGTCCACCCGCTGCCCGGAGCCCGCGTAGCCCTGGTGGTCGGCGACGTCGTCGGCCACGGCCTGCACGCCGCCGCGACCATGGGACGCCTGCGCACCGCCATCCTCAACTTCTCCACCCTCGACCTGCCCCCGGACGAACTCCTCGGCCACCTCGACGAGCTGGTCACCCGGATCGACCAGGATGTGGCAGAGGGGGAACAGGACATCACCGGGGCTACGTGCCTCTACGCCATCTACGACCCGGTGGCCGGACAGGTCACCCTGGCCAGGGCCGGCCATCCGGGACCCGCCCTGGTCCATCCGGACGGCACGGTCGTCCTCCCCGACGTTCCCGGCTCCCCACCCCTGGGCCTGGGCGGCAGCCTGCCCTTCGAGTCCGCGGAACTGCTGCTGCCGGAAGGATCCAGCCTGGTTCTGTTCACCGACGGCCTGATCGAGACCCGCGACCGGGACATCGACACCGGCCTCGCCCTGCTACGGCAGGCCCTCACCGAACCCCCGCACTCCCCGCCCCGCGATCCGGAGCAGACCTGCCAGGCAGTCTTCGACGCCCTGCAACCGGCCCACCCCCGCGACGACATCGCCCTGCTCGTAGCCCGCACCCGCCTGCTCGACCCCGCCCAGGTCGCCACCTGGAACGTACCCCGGGACCCCTCGGCCGTCGCCCGCATCCGCGCCGATGCCAGCCGCCAGCTCGAGGTGTGGGGTCTGGAGGAGATCGGCTTCATCACCGAGCTGATCGTCAGCGAGCTGATCACAAACGCGATCCGCTACGGGGCCGAGCCGATCCGCCTGCGCCTGCTGCGGGACCGCACCCTGATCTGCGAGGTTGCCGACGGCAGCAACACCTCTCCCCACCTGCGCAGGGCCGCGATCACCGACGAGGGTGGACGTGGCCTGTTCCTCGTGGCCCAACTCACCCAGCGCTGGGGAACCCGCTACACCCGCAGCGGCAAGATCATCTGGACCGAACAGGCCCTCCACGAGGCGCCGGAGGGCGTCGGCCCGCTCCTGATCGACGCCCTTCCCATGCAGTGA
- the panD gene encoding aspartate 1-decarboxylase, with protein sequence MLRTMFKSKIHRATVTQADLHYVGSVTIDADLMDAADLLPGELVHIVDVSNGARLETYVIEGERGSGVVGINGAAAHLVHVGDLVILISYAQVTDAEARALRPRVVHVDGDNRVVELGADPSAPVPGSEQERSPHAVTV encoded by the coding sequence ATGCTGCGCACCATGTTTAAATCCAAGATCCACCGCGCCACCGTCACCCAGGCCGACCTGCACTATGTGGGATCGGTGACCATCGACGCCGATCTGATGGACGCCGCCGATCTGCTGCCCGGGGAGCTGGTCCATATCGTGGATGTCAGCAACGGTGCCCGGCTGGAGACGTATGTCATCGAGGGCGAGCGGGGTTCCGGGGTTGTCGGGATCAATGGGGCCGCGGCCCATCTGGTCCATGTCGGCGACCTGGTGATCCTGATCAGCTACGCCCAGGTGACCGATGCCGAGGCGCGGGCCCTGCGGCCGCGGGTGGTGCATGTGGACGGGGACAACCGGGTCGTGGAGCTGGGCGCCGATCCGTCCGCTCCGGTGCCGGGGTCGGAGCAGGAGCGCAGCCCGCACGCCGTCACGGTCTGA
- a CDS encoding GH92 family glycosyl hydrolase — MRWTRCPRLAVGVVAASALWFPPPAQAAPPPDGGLTDLVNPFIGTQNEGNTFPGASVPFGMVQLSPDTGHRTGYDYTGNRIRGFSLVHLSGVGCAIGGDLPVLPTTGDVTETDYAKYATTFSHAHEQASPGYYRVGLDNGVRAELTATERTGVQRYTFPATGKANVLLNAGQSLHRNVSSTVEILDDRTVRTTITGSGFCRSTRPYTVHTLTRFDRPFTAHGTWYQDSLTPGARRSSGPGRNGAYVTFDTTKDRTVEATTALSYVDARGAEVNLAAAHAGSFAQAREAARRAWEDRLGTVRVQGGSATRRAAFYSSLYRSFLAPNIGSDADGRYTGWDQRIHRESGFRYYQNWSLWDTYRTQSQLLSLLAPREARDMAISVLKVNKEGGWLPKWGYGPVETNIMSGDPVTPYLTNAYQQGLLKGYEERAYRALKKNADGVPPADTMYTGREANREYLAHGFAPYVKGRPYAKTGDSDYHHGGSVTLEYALSDAMLAQMARGLGHQADAARYAARSRNYRNVFDPSTGFFRARDTSGAFAGPADPARSEGFHEGTAWQYQWLVPQDLRGMIGLIGGEKAAGDRLDAFFAYDRLMKDPVKTTREVWVHGPYAYYNADKYNPQNEPDLIAPYTYLSTGQPWKTTDVVHAALTLFTDGPTGMTGNDDLGTMSAWHVLSSIGIFPVQPGYRTWGLTTPVFERVDLTLDKAYYPGGRLTVTAPGTSDGRRYIQGVHIGGRSYERTFVTTDTLRRSGRVDFTVGARPSGWGTAPDAAPPVLR, encoded by the coding sequence ATGAGATGGACCCGGTGCCCGCGCCTCGCCGTGGGCGTGGTGGCGGCCTCGGCCCTGTGGTTCCCGCCGCCCGCCCAGGCCGCCCCGCCGCCCGACGGGGGCCTCACCGACCTGGTCAACCCGTTCATCGGCACCCAGAACGAGGGCAACACCTTCCCCGGCGCCTCCGTGCCCTTCGGCATGGTGCAGCTCTCACCGGACACCGGACACCGAACCGGCTACGACTACACCGGCAACCGGATCCGCGGCTTCTCCCTGGTGCATCTCTCCGGCGTCGGCTGTGCCATCGGGGGCGACCTGCCGGTGCTGCCCACGACCGGAGACGTCACCGAGACGGACTACGCCAAGTACGCCACCACGTTCAGCCACGCCCATGAGCAGGCGAGCCCCGGTTACTACCGGGTCGGGCTCGACAACGGCGTCCGGGCCGAACTGACGGCCACCGAGCGCACCGGTGTGCAGCGCTACACCTTCCCGGCCACCGGCAAGGCGAACGTCCTGCTCAACGCGGGCCAGTCGCTGCACAGGAACGTCTCCTCCACGGTGGAGATCCTCGACGACCGCACCGTGCGCACCACGATCACCGGCAGCGGCTTCTGCCGCTCCACCCGGCCGTACACGGTGCACACCCTGACCCGCTTCGACCGCCCCTTCACCGCGCACGGCACCTGGTACCAGGACTCCCTCACCCCGGGGGCGCGCAGGTCCTCGGGGCCGGGTCGCAACGGCGCCTATGTCACCTTCGACACCACCAAGGACCGCACCGTGGAGGCGACCACCGCGCTGTCGTACGTCGACGCGCGCGGCGCCGAGGTCAACCTCGCGGCCGCGCACGCCGGTTCGTTCGCACAGGCCCGGGAGGCCGCCCGGCGTGCCTGGGAGGACCGGCTGGGCACCGTACGGGTGCAGGGCGGCAGCGCCACCCGGCGTGCCGCCTTCTACTCCTCCCTGTACCGGTCCTTCCTGGCGCCGAACATCGGCAGCGACGCGGACGGCCGCTACACCGGCTGGGACCAGCGGATCCACCGGGAGAGCGGCTTCCGCTACTACCAGAACTGGTCCCTGTGGGACACCTATCGCACCCAGTCCCAGCTGCTGTCCCTGCTCGCGCCGCGGGAGGCGCGGGACATGGCGATCTCCGTGCTCAAGGTCAACAAGGAGGGCGGCTGGCTGCCCAAGTGGGGCTACGGGCCCGTCGAGACCAACATCATGAGCGGCGACCCGGTCACCCCCTACCTCACCAACGCCTATCAGCAGGGACTGCTCAAGGGCTACGAGGAACGGGCCTACCGTGCGCTGAAGAAGAACGCGGACGGCGTGCCGCCCGCCGACACCATGTACACGGGCCGGGAGGCCAACCGGGAGTACCTCGCCCATGGCTTCGCGCCGTACGTCAAGGGTCGCCCGTACGCCAAGACCGGTGACTCCGACTACCATCACGGCGGCTCGGTGACCCTGGAGTACGCGCTCTCGGACGCGATGCTCGCCCAGATGGCGCGGGGCCTCGGCCATCAGGCGGACGCGGCGCGCTATGCCGCCCGGTCGCGGAACTACCGCAATGTCTTCGACCCCTCGACCGGCTTCTTCCGCGCCCGGGACACCTCCGGCGCCTTCGCCGGACCGGCCGACCCGGCCAGGAGCGAGGGCTTCCACGAGGGCACGGCCTGGCAGTACCAGTGGCTCGTGCCGCAGGACCTGCGCGGGATGATCGGCCTCATCGGCGGCGAGAAGGCGGCCGGCGACCGGCTCGACGCCTTCTTCGCCTACGACCGCCTGATGAAGGACCCGGTGAAGACCACCCGCGAGGTGTGGGTGCACGGGCCCTACGCCTACTACAACGCGGACAAGTACAACCCGCAGAACGAACCCGACCTGATCGCCCCCTACACCTATCTGTCGACGGGGCAGCCGTGGAAGACGACCGATGTGGTGCACGCCGCGCTGACCCTGTTCACCGACGGGCCGACCGGGATGACCGGCAACGACGACCTCGGCACCATGTCCGCCTGGCATGTGCTGTCCTCGATCGGGATCTTCCCGGTGCAGCCCGGCTACCGCACCTGGGGACTGACCACGCCCGTCTTCGAGCGGGTCGACCTGACCCTGGACAAGGCGTACTACCCGGGCGGCCGGCTGACCGTCACGGCGCCGGGCACCTCCGACGGCCGGCGCTACATCCAGGGCGTGCACATCGGCGGACGGTCCTATGAGCGGACGTTCGTCACCACCGACACATTGCGCCGCTCGGGAAGGGTGGACTTCACGGTTGGCGCGCGGCCGTCCGGGTGGGGTACGGCGCCCGACGCGGCGCCCCCCGTGCTGCGGTGA
- a CDS encoding transglycosylase family protein has product MAVRGRHRRYQPTRINRASLTVTAGGAGMALPLIGVGVAHAADAGTWNKVAACESSGNWSINTGNGYYGGLQFTQSTWQAYGGTAYAGRADLATRSQQIAVAEKVLGGQGPGAWPACSPRAGLTRAHSEPRSGGGGADPGTTQAGAKSTDKRSVREVAPETTPQSQAGTVEMYTVVHGDTLSGIADTHHVDGGWQRLYGANRATVGADPDLILPGQHLDLRAEAPAPAKPAATRHAPTRPPRSTTGKTTSGKTTSGTNKAGTNKAGTQTPSRKSTSDRSAASHSAGSHALVAPVNADTGTPYHAAGSSWSKGYHTGVDFPVPTGTSVRAVTAGQVVSAGWGGSFGYQIVVRHADGRYTQYAHLSAISVKEGQTVGAGQRIGRSGSTGNSTGPHLHFEVRTGPGFGSDIDPVAYLRAGGVSL; this is encoded by the coding sequence ATGGCCGTACGCGGCCGGCACCGCCGGTATCAGCCGACAAGGATCAACCGCGCCTCGCTCACCGTCACGGCGGGCGGCGCGGGCATGGCGCTCCCCCTCATCGGCGTCGGCGTCGCGCACGCGGCCGATGCGGGCACCTGGAACAAGGTCGCCGCCTGTGAGTCCAGCGGTAACTGGAGCATCAACACGGGCAACGGCTATTACGGCGGACTGCAGTTCACCCAGTCGACCTGGCAGGCCTACGGCGGTACGGCGTACGCCGGGCGCGCGGACCTCGCCACCAGGAGCCAGCAGATCGCCGTGGCCGAGAAGGTGCTGGGGGGCCAGGGGCCGGGCGCCTGGCCGGCCTGCTCCCCGCGCGCCGGTCTCACCCGGGCTCACTCCGAGCCCCGATCCGGCGGGGGAGGCGCCGATCCGGGCACCACACAGGCCGGCGCGAAGTCCACCGACAAGCGGTCCGTCCGTGAGGTGGCACCGGAGACCACACCCCAGTCGCAGGCGGGCACCGTCGAGATGTACACGGTGGTGCACGGCGACACGCTCTCGGGCATCGCCGACACCCATCATGTCGACGGCGGCTGGCAGCGGTTGTACGGCGCCAACCGCGCCACGGTCGGCGCGGACCCGGATCTGATCCTGCCCGGCCAGCACCTGGACCTGAGGGCCGAGGCCCCGGCGCCCGCCAAGCCTGCGGCCACCCGGCACGCGCCCACCCGGCCCCCTCGGTCCACCACCGGCAAGACCACGTCCGGGAAGACCACATCCGGAACGAACAAGGCCGGAACGAACAAGGCCGGAACGCAGACCCCGTCCCGGAAGAGCACGTCCGACCGGAGCGCCGCCTCCCACTCCGCCGGCAGCCATGCCCTGGTCGCCCCGGTGAACGCCGACACCGGCACCCCGTACCACGCCGCGGGCTCGTCGTGGTCGAAGGGCTATCACACGGGTGTCGACTTCCCCGTGCCCACCGGCACCTCGGTCCGGGCGGTGACGGCCGGGCAGGTGGTGAGCGCGGGATGGGGCGGTTCCTTCGGCTATCAGATCGTGGTCCGGCACGCCGACGGCCGCTATACGCAGTACGCCCATCTGTCGGCGATCTCCGTGAAGGAGGGGCAGACCGTGGGGGCCGGCCAGCGCATCGGCCGCTCCGGCTCCACGGGCAACAGCACGGGCCCGCATCTGCACTTCGAGGTGCGGACGGGGCCCGGATTCGGCAGCGACATCGATCCGGTCGCCTATCTCAGAGCGGGAGGCGTCAGCCTCTGA